From Arcticibacter tournemirensis, one genomic window encodes:
- a CDS encoding HAD-IIA family hydrolase produces MKHGLLIDMDGVIYSGETLIEGADRFIANLLKNDIPFTFMTNNSQRTRLETVRKLARLGIKVSEDHVYTSAMATGKFLADQGPNGTAYVLGEGGLLTSLNENGITLVDSDPEFVVLGEGRNFTLEMVQRAVDMILAGAKFITTNRDPSPKKPGWNNLGIAATTAMIEEASGRKAFVTGKPSPVMMRSARKYLGLETAETTVIGDTMETDIQGGVQMGYKTILVLSGIARKEHLGHYAFKPDLIMSSVAQIEFPLKWW; encoded by the coding sequence ATGAAGCATGGTTTATTAATTGACATGGATGGCGTTATTTATAGCGGCGAAACTTTGATAGAAGGCGCTGACCGCTTTATTGCCAACTTACTGAAAAACGATATACCCTTTACCTTTATGACCAATAACAGCCAGCGTACCCGTTTGGAAACGGTACGTAAATTAGCCAGATTGGGAATAAAAGTTTCGGAAGACCATGTTTATACCAGCGCAATGGCTACAGGAAAATTCCTTGCCGACCAGGGTCCTAACGGCACAGCTTATGTGTTAGGCGAGGGGGGACTGTTAACCAGCTTAAACGAGAACGGAATTACGCTGGTCGACTCTGATCCTGAGTTTGTCGTGTTGGGCGAAGGCCGCAACTTCACACTGGAAATGGTACAGCGTGCGGTCGATATGATTTTAGCCGGAGCTAAATTCATCACTACCAACCGTGACCCCTCGCCTAAGAAACCAGGCTGGAATAACCTGGGGATAGCCGCAACAACAGCGATGATTGAGGAAGCTTCAGGTCGAAAAGCCTTTGTTACCGGAAAACCAAGTCCTGTTATGATGCGGTCGGCGAGAAAGTACCTTGGACTTGAAACAGCCGAAACCACAGTTATAGGCGATACTATGGAAACCGATATCCAGGGTGGCGTTCAAATGGGTTATAAAACCATATTGGTATTGTCGGGGATAGCAAGGAAGGAACACCTGGGTCACTACGCCTTCAAGCCTGACCTCATTATGAGCAGTGTCGCCCAGATCGAATTCCCTTTAAAATGGTGGTAA
- a CDS encoding MBL fold metallo-hydrolase, producing the protein MKKNTVAIFLVVFFVCSQLAIAQHTSVNVQGMGVLPISHATLELTWKGKVILFDPSVNDKTLADIKKPDIVFITDIHPDHLNADNLNKLKLNGTPIVAPQAVADKLPEDLKKNLIVISNGESKQWQGIKFEAIPMYNLPGERQAYHTKGRGNGYVLTLGNKRVYISGDTEDIPEMRSLKNIDLAFVCMNLPYTMTVERAADGVVAFSPKEVIPYHYRGGEGLSDIQKFKQLVSQHKPGINVRLLDFYPKD; encoded by the coding sequence ATGAAAAAGAATACTGTAGCTATTTTCCTTGTTGTTTTTTTTGTTTGTAGTCAACTGGCAATTGCCCAACATACTTCTGTTAACGTTCAGGGAATGGGGGTGCTGCCCATTTCTCATGCAACCCTTGAACTTACATGGAAAGGGAAAGTGATCTTGTTTGATCCCAGTGTTAATGATAAAACTTTAGCTGACATCAAAAAACCTGATATTGTATTTATAACAGACATCCACCCGGATCATCTTAATGCAGATAATCTCAACAAGCTTAAGTTAAATGGTACTCCAATTGTAGCTCCTCAGGCTGTAGCAGATAAATTGCCCGAAGACCTGAAAAAGAACCTGATCGTTATTTCAAATGGAGAAAGCAAGCAGTGGCAGGGGATTAAGTTTGAAGCAATCCCTATGTACAATCTTCCGGGGGAAAGACAGGCTTACCACACTAAAGGAAGAGGAAATGGGTATGTACTCACTTTAGGCAATAAACGGGTGTATATCAGCGGAGATACAGAGGATATTCCTGAAATGCGTTCGTTGAAAAATATAGACCTTGCCTTTGTTTGTATGAATTTGCCCTATACGATGACCGTAGAGCGGGCTGCAGACGGTGTTGTTGCGTTCAGTCCTAAAGAGGTTATACCGTATCATTACAGAGGAGGAGAGGGTCTTTCTGATATTCAGAAATTTAAGCAGCTGGTTTCACAACATAAACCCGGTATCAACGTGCGTTTATTGGATTTTTATCCCAAAGATTGA
- a CDS encoding PQQ-dependent sugar dehydrogenase — protein MKRRVHYLVIFFLFISTGASVLRPEYSPADTIEGFQVDTLATDLVVPWQIVFLPDNTMLFTERAGRVRIIRNDKLIKKPAYITEVVQRNKTGLLGMCIHPDFRKNRFIYLADNYSRNNRVKLKVVRYEFVNDTLIRPFTILDNLPANPNHTGCRLLFGPDRKLYITTGDADEPSLAQDLKAYNGKILRLNDDGSIPEDNPFAGHNDQTLKAIWSYGHRNPQGIAFQPGTGLLFSSEHGPTGGDEINIIKKGGNYGWPVVHHQESQEGMISPIAEYTPSIAPSEAMFYTGKAFPELEGKLLVGCLRGESILRLELKNGTVVKQDVILKQKYGRIRSLVTGPDGYIYLSTSQIDPSEGVRRPQYDMILRLKPSGDSNTQISSQRIMPRKTTAANNKNGKSPVKTGTAVLFQQLCVSCHSNTSAGTKIAGSLFDGKFKYGSGKASIIKNITNGLINKGMPSWKGAISRDNIEKIAEYILIRQRNRGSAK, from the coding sequence ATGAAGCGAAGAGTACACTATTTAGTCATCTTTTTTTTATTTATTTCAACAGGCGCTTCTGTTTTGCGACCAGAATATTCGCCGGCAGATACAATAGAGGGATTTCAGGTGGATACACTTGCTACAGACTTAGTAGTACCCTGGCAAATCGTTTTCCTGCCAGACAACACCATGCTGTTTACTGAAAGAGCAGGACGGGTGAGAATTATCAGGAATGACAAGCTCATAAAGAAGCCGGCCTATATAACTGAGGTTGTTCAAAGGAATAAAACGGGTTTATTGGGTATGTGTATCCATCCCGACTTCAGAAAAAACAGGTTTATATATCTGGCTGATAATTACTCCCGGAATAACCGTGTAAAGCTAAAAGTAGTACGATATGAGTTCGTAAACGATACCCTTATACGTCCTTTTACCATTTTGGACAATCTTCCTGCAAATCCCAATCACACCGGGTGCCGCCTGCTTTTTGGTCCTGACAGAAAGCTGTACATTACAACGGGTGATGCTGATGAGCCGTCTCTTGCGCAGGACCTTAAGGCTTATAACGGCAAGATCCTACGATTAAATGACGATGGCAGCATCCCTGAAGACAATCCTTTTGCGGGACATAACGACCAGACTCTGAAAGCGATCTGGTCATACGGGCACCGAAATCCACAGGGGATTGCTTTTCAGCCTGGCACGGGTTTACTGTTTAGTTCAGAGCACGGACCTACGGGCGGAGATGAGATAAATATCATCAAAAAAGGAGGAAATTATGGATGGCCGGTAGTTCATCATCAGGAGTCACAAGAAGGAATGATTTCGCCTATAGCTGAATACACACCCTCTATAGCACCTTCTGAAGCTATGTTCTATACAGGAAAAGCGTTTCCTGAACTCGAAGGCAAACTGCTCGTTGGGTGCTTAAGAGGAGAATCCATCTTGAGATTGGAATTAAAAAATGGGACTGTCGTAAAGCAGGATGTGATCTTGAAACAGAAATATGGAAGGATTCGCTCCCTGGTAACGGGGCCCGACGGATATATCTACCTTTCTACGTCGCAAATCGATCCGTCAGAAGGCGTTCGCAGACCTCAATATGATATGATATTGCGATTGAAACCTTCAGGAGATAGCAATACACAGATCTCATCTCAAAGGATTATGCCACGTAAGACAACCGCGGCGAACAACAAAAATGGAAAATCGCCGGTAAAAACCGGGACTGCAGTTTTATTTCAGCAGCTATGTGTAAGTTGTCATAGCAATACTTCGGCTGGTACCAAAATAGCAGGCAGCTTGTTTGACGGAAAGTTTAAATACGGATCGGGGAAGGCATCCATTATTAAGAATATAACAAATGGCCTTATTAATAAGGGTATGCCCTCTTGGAAGGGTGCTATCAGCAGGGATAACATAGAAAAGATAGCGGAGTATATTCTTATCCGCCAGAGAAATCGCGGCAGTGCAAAATGA
- the nirB gene encoding nitrite reductase large subunit NirB, protein MKKTTIVVIGNGMVGYKFCEKLTAKSDAFRIVIFGEEPRRAYDRVHLSEYFNGKTADDLSLSSEDWYTGQGITLHLNDPVKEIDREIKTVYSRTGISVNYDYLVIATGSSAFVPDIPGIDKDGVFVYRTIDDLELIKGYATLVKNGVVMGGGLLGLEAAKALMDLGIERTHVIEFAPRLMPRQIDSAGSSILQSKLKALGLEVHLNKNTSSIEGDDCIRSIKFNDETDLPADILVISAGIRPRDELAKLSGLEVSPRGGIIVNEKMQTSDPSIFAIGECAVFDHTIYGLIAPGYEMAEVLAANLCGATKVFCGFDMSTKLKLIGVDVASFGDPFVTEPDSRIITFEDTHQGVYKRINISNDGQYLLGGILIGDASSYNVLLQTVNNKIVLPPNPEDLILGSRGSSSSSSGGGVSSLPDEALICSCEGVSKGAICNSVSELGCESVDAIKKCTKAGTGCGGCLPMVKDLMVHTLKSKGKYLRNVICEHFNYSRQEIFDLIKIHELKSYNEVLDTLGKGDGCEICKPLVSSVLASLWNELILRRGNDTAQDSNDRFLANIQKGGSYSVVPRIPGGEITPEKLIVIGQVAQKYNLYTKITGGQRIDMFGAHLNDLPYIWEELIAAGFESGHAYGKGLRTVKSCVGSTWCRFGLHDSVSFAIRIEERYRGLRAPHKFKSAVSGCIRECAEAQSKDFGIIATEKGWNLYVCGNGGSKPQHALLLASDIDSDTCIRYIDRFLMFYIRTADPLTRTATWLNKMEGGIDYLRNVVINDSLGLGEIWEAEMEALVSAYTCEWKQAVEDPHIRKRFSHFVNAPDEKDPSIQFNEMRGQKKAADWPVV, encoded by the coding sequence ATGAAAAAGACCACAATAGTTGTAATAGGAAATGGGATGGTTGGTTATAAGTTTTGCGAGAAACTAACAGCAAAGTCGGATGCCTTCCGTATTGTGATTTTTGGAGAAGAACCCAGAAGAGCATACGACAGGGTTCATCTCAGTGAATATTTCAATGGAAAGACGGCGGACGACCTTTCCCTATCATCGGAAGACTGGTACACGGGACAGGGAATCACCCTGCATCTGAATGATCCGGTAAAAGAAATAGACAGAGAAATAAAAACGGTTTACTCCCGCACCGGTATTTCCGTCAATTACGATTATCTGGTAATAGCTACAGGTTCATCCGCATTCGTCCCTGACATCCCAGGCATAGACAAGGATGGAGTATTCGTTTACAGAACCATTGATGACCTTGAACTTATTAAAGGGTATGCTACGCTTGTAAAAAACGGCGTCGTAATGGGCGGCGGACTGCTGGGTCTTGAAGCAGCGAAAGCATTGATGGATTTAGGCATTGAAAGAACACACGTTATAGAATTCGCTCCCCGTTTAATGCCCAGGCAAATTGACAGCGCTGGCAGCTCCATATTACAATCAAAACTTAAAGCCCTGGGACTTGAAGTTCATCTAAACAAAAACACGAGCAGCATCGAGGGGGATGATTGCATCCGCTCTATAAAATTCAACGATGAAACCGACTTGCCTGCCGACATCCTTGTTATCTCGGCAGGAATCAGACCCAGGGATGAACTGGCGAAACTTTCTGGTTTGGAAGTTAGCCCACGCGGAGGCATTATTGTAAACGAAAAAATGCAAACCAGCGATCCTTCCATCTTTGCCATCGGCGAATGTGCGGTCTTTGATCATACGATTTATGGATTAATCGCACCTGGATATGAAATGGCAGAGGTGCTGGCTGCGAATCTCTGTGGTGCCACCAAGGTTTTTTGCGGTTTCGACATGAGCACCAAATTGAAGTTAATTGGTGTTGATGTGGCGAGTTTCGGAGATCCTTTTGTTACCGAGCCCGATAGCCGTATCATAACGTTTGAAGATACTCATCAGGGCGTTTATAAGCGCATTAACATAAGTAACGACGGCCAGTATCTTCTCGGCGGCATCTTAATTGGCGATGCATCTTCTTATAATGTATTACTGCAAACGGTAAACAATAAGATTGTTCTACCTCCGAACCCTGAAGATCTGATATTGGGATCACGGGGCAGCTCCTCTTCTTCATCAGGAGGTGGCGTATCATCTCTCCCTGATGAAGCCTTAATCTGCAGTTGCGAGGGTGTAAGCAAAGGCGCCATATGTAACTCTGTATCAGAACTAGGTTGCGAAAGCGTCGACGCTATAAAGAAATGCACCAAAGCGGGTACAGGATGTGGCGGATGTTTGCCAATGGTGAAGGACCTGATGGTCCACACGCTGAAGTCTAAAGGAAAATACCTCCGGAATGTAATTTGCGAACACTTTAATTATAGCCGGCAGGAAATTTTTGACCTTATAAAGATTCATGAACTAAAAAGCTACAATGAGGTACTAGACACCCTTGGTAAGGGAGACGGATGCGAAATCTGCAAACCTTTGGTTTCGTCCGTTTTGGCCAGCCTCTGGAACGAACTGATCCTGAGAAGAGGAAACGACACCGCACAGGACAGCAATGACCGATTTCTGGCAAATATTCAAAAAGGAGGCTCGTATTCTGTAGTTCCTCGTATCCCGGGAGGAGAAATTACGCCTGAGAAACTTATTGTGATCGGGCAGGTGGCACAGAAGTACAACCTTTACACTAAAATAACGGGGGGACAGCGGATCGACATGTTTGGAGCCCATCTAAACGACTTGCCTTACATCTGGGAAGAACTTATTGCCGCGGGCTTTGAAAGCGGCCATGCATATGGCAAGGGATTGCGGACGGTGAAAAGCTGCGTGGGCAGCACCTGGTGTCGTTTTGGCCTGCATGATAGCGTCAGTTTTGCTATCCGTATTGAAGAACGTTACCGTGGACTAAGAGCGCCACATAAATTCAAATCGGCTGTAAGCGGATGTATCCGTGAGTGCGCCGAAGCGCAAAGCAAGGATTTTGGCATAATCGCAACCGAAAAAGGCTGGAACCTTTACGTTTGCGGCAATGGCGGAAGTAAGCCACAGCATGCACTATTGCTTGCCTCCGACATAGATAGCGATACCTGCATCAGATATATCGACAGGTTTCTGATGTTCTATATCCGCACCGCCGATCCGCTAACCAGAACTGCAACCTGGCTAAACAAGATGGAAGGTGGTATTGATTATCTAAGGAATGTGGTTATTAACGACAGCCTGGGTTTAGGAGAAATATGGGAAGCTGAGATGGAGGCTTTGGTAAGTGCCTACACCTGTGAATGGAAACAGGCTGTAGAGGACCCTCATATCAGAAAAAGATTTAGTCACTTTGTTAACGCCCCCGATGAAAAAGACCCTTCAATACAGTTCAATGAAATGAGGGGGCAAAAAAAAGCAGCCGACTGGCCTGTTGTGTAA
- the nirD gene encoding nitrite reductase small subunit NirD, whose product MEQKTKWFAACRVEDAVENGGVSVKYGHDQIALFYFTRRNEWYATQNECPHRKQMALSRGIIGSNGDEPKVACPFHKKTFSLATGECTSGDECSIKTYPVKVENGLVYIGTEPLPHASGTRTMADQC is encoded by the coding sequence ATGGAACAAAAGACAAAATGGTTTGCTGCATGCAGAGTAGAAGATGCAGTAGAGAACGGGGGTGTATCTGTAAAATACGGTCATGATCAAATTGCCCTTTTCTATTTTACACGCCGCAACGAATGGTACGCAACACAAAATGAGTGTCCGCACCGTAAACAAATGGCTCTGAGCCGTGGTATAATTGGCTCCAATGGCGACGAACCGAAGGTGGCATGCCCTTTTCACAAAAAGACGTTTTCTCTAGCAACCGGGGAGTGTACGAGCGGCGACGAGTGTTCTATAAAAACATACCCTGTTAAAGTGGAAAACGGCCTGGTTTATATAGGAACAGAACCTCTGCCTCATGCCTCCGGCACAAGAACCATGGCTGATCAATGTTAA
- a CDS encoding Crp/Fnr family transcriptional regulator produces the protein MCRLALNEWKPAIDSHRKNFLAKKGELILKEGDPVTGIYFVYNGNVKVHKKWGDKELIVRFANEGKIIGHRGLSTKSSVYPVSATALEPTSLCFIDIDFFLSTLKVNHDLAFNLMMFYADELQESEKKMRNLALMSVKSRLAVALFHLKDLFGTDDEDCINVELSRQDLAAFAGATYETVFRMMNDLVQENLIALTGKKIRITDEEKLRDLTIEAQ, from the coding sequence ATGTGCCGCCTGGCATTGAATGAGTGGAAACCCGCAATTGATAGTCACCGGAAAAATTTTCTCGCAAAGAAGGGAGAGTTGATTTTAAAGGAAGGCGATCCGGTAACGGGGATATATTTCGTTTACAACGGGAACGTTAAAGTGCATAAAAAGTGGGGTGACAAAGAACTCATCGTGCGTTTCGCCAACGAAGGTAAAATTATTGGACACCGTGGATTGAGCACTAAAAGTTCCGTATATCCGGTGTCTGCTACAGCACTTGAACCCACCTCACTCTGTTTTATTGATATTGATTTCTTTCTGTCGACTTTAAAAGTTAACCACGACCTCGCATTTAATTTAATGATGTTTTATGCGGATGAGCTGCAGGAATCTGAAAAGAAAATGCGGAATCTTGCCCTGATGTCGGTGAAAAGCCGTTTGGCTGTGGCTTTATTTCATTTGAAAGACTTGTTCGGGACAGACGACGAAGATTGCATCAACGTTGAGCTTAGCAGGCAGGATCTGGCCGCTTTCGCAGGCGCCACTTACGAAACTGTTTTCAGAATGATGAACGATCTGGTACAGGAGAACTTAATTGCGTTAACAGGAAAGAAAATACGTATCACAGATGAAGAGAAGTTGCGCGATCTCACGATAGAGGCGCAATAG
- a CDS encoding ATP-binding cassette domain-containing protein, translating into MDSLILSFGGITVRSITSILFSDLCFDIHEGEQWALVGPSGSGKTALLETIAGKFHISGGEAKYPFFNKYVSRFEIADPLFNRQKLIALVSSRHHFRNLSNTSSFYYQQRFNSADSEDVETVEQYLHSIKSNTPVVWTYSRVTERLRLTPLLGKQLIKLSNGETKRLLFAAALLKNPVLLLLDSPFTGLDAESRKDLNYLLSEIADSGIHIVMATPPGEIPDVITNVAILQDRKVIKAEQKKYFDAAQASYPETAQIDADELNRLLAIHVAQTHKTLLEMKDIVIRYGDKLILDHVNWVVASGERWALLGPNGAGKSTLLSLVNGDNPQAYANDIILFDRKRGSGESIWDIKKKIGFVSPELFQYFPVSSSCLQVIESGFYDTLGLFRPSDPFKASISKRWMELLEIDASAQKQFRNVSASVQRLCLLCRALVKNPPLLIFDEPCQGLDPHQQEHFKKVVDEICKYSNVGLIYVTHYPHEIPESVNHTLKLNDGKVVA; encoded by the coding sequence ATGGATAGTTTAATTCTCTCTTTTGGAGGTATAACGGTACGCAGTATTACTTCGATCCTTTTCAGCGATTTATGTTTTGATATACATGAAGGCGAACAATGGGCTCTTGTGGGTCCGAGTGGTTCGGGTAAAACAGCGCTTTTGGAAACGATAGCCGGAAAGTTTCATATATCGGGAGGTGAGGCCAAATACCCTTTCTTTAATAAGTACGTTAGTCGTTTTGAAATAGCCGACCCTCTTTTTAACAGGCAAAAGTTAATAGCACTGGTTTCTTCCAGGCATCATTTCAGGAACCTTTCGAACACAAGCAGCTTTTATTATCAGCAGCGGTTTAATTCTGCCGACTCAGAAGATGTAGAAACCGTAGAGCAGTATCTTCATTCGATAAAATCAAATACACCGGTTGTGTGGACTTACAGTCGGGTAACAGAACGGTTGAGATTAACGCCGTTGCTCGGTAAGCAGCTTATAAAACTCTCCAATGGAGAAACCAAACGGTTGCTGTTCGCGGCCGCACTCTTAAAAAATCCCGTCTTACTATTGCTTGACAGCCCTTTTACGGGACTGGATGCGGAGTCGCGGAAAGACTTAAATTATTTGCTCTCCGAAATTGCGGATTCGGGTATCCATATTGTTATGGCCACCCCACCGGGTGAAATTCCTGATGTAATTACAAATGTTGCTATTCTCCAGGACCGGAAGGTTATCAAAGCAGAACAGAAAAAATACTTTGATGCTGCTCAGGCGAGCTATCCTGAAACAGCTCAGATAGATGCAGATGAGCTGAACCGGCTTCTTGCGATCCATGTAGCGCAGACTCACAAAACCCTCTTGGAAATGAAAGATATCGTGATCAGGTACGGGGATAAACTTATTCTTGATCACGTAAACTGGGTTGTGGCGTCAGGCGAGCGCTGGGCTTTGCTGGGGCCAAACGGAGCTGGAAAATCAACGTTATTAAGCCTTGTTAATGGAGACAATCCACAGGCTTACGCGAATGATATTATTCTTTTCGACCGAAAGCGAGGCAGTGGCGAAAGTATATGGGATATTAAAAAGAAGATTGGCTTTGTTTCCCCCGAGCTATTTCAATATTTTCCGGTATCATCTTCCTGCCTCCAGGTAATTGAGTCAGGGTTTTACGATACACTGGGCCTTTTCAGGCCTTCGGATCCCTTTAAGGCTTCAATCAGTAAACGCTGGATGGAACTTTTGGAAATCGACGCATCAGCTCAGAAGCAATTTAGGAACGTTTCTGCCAGCGTGCAGCGTCTGTGCCTGCTCTGCCGCGCTCTGGTTAAGAATCCACCGTTGCTGATATTTGACGAACCATGCCAGGGTTTAGACCCGCATCAGCAAGAGCATTTTAAAAAAGTGGTGGATGAGATCTGTAAGTACAGTAACGTCGGACTTATTTACGTAACACATTATCCGCATGAAATACCAGAAAGCGTAAACCATACCCTGAAGCTAAATGACGGGAAAGTTGTAGCGTAA
- a CDS encoding DUF4202 domain-containing protein: protein MNKLEKAFTLFDAYNKKDPNIFIWKGKTYPQEYFLALRLYEWVLKLEPNASEELLLASRSQHIGRWEMPRDSYPEGREAYLRWRRELAFFHAEKSTELMVEAGFGTETTSRVRQIILKQKIKVDHEVQTIENALCLVFLQFQYEDFYPKHSPEKVINILRKSLLKMDWKGHQHALSLKFSAEGQNYINEALKLI, encoded by the coding sequence ATGAATAAACTCGAAAAAGCATTTACACTATTTGACGCCTACAATAAAAAGGATCCCAATATTTTTATCTGGAAGGGGAAAACCTACCCCCAGGAATATTTTTTAGCGCTAAGGTTGTACGAGTGGGTCTTGAAACTCGAGCCCAACGCCAGCGAAGAACTGCTCCTTGCCTCAAGAAGCCAGCATATAGGAAGATGGGAGATGCCGCGGGACAGTTATCCAGAAGGTAGAGAAGCTTACTTGAGATGGCGACGTGAGTTGGCTTTTTTTCATGCAGAAAAATCAACGGAACTTATGGTTGAAGCAGGTTTCGGAACAGAAACAACCTCCAGGGTACGCCAGATTATTCTGAAACAAAAGATAAAAGTAGATCATGAAGTGCAAACTATTGAGAATGCTTTATGCCTGGTGTTTTTGCAATTTCAATATGAAGACTTTTACCCCAAACATTCTCCGGAGAAAGTCATCAACATCTTAAGGAAGTCACTATTAAAAATGGACTGGAAAGGACATCAGCATGCCCTATCGCTAAAGTTTTCTGCTGAAGGACAAAATTATATAAATGAAGCGCTGAAGTTAATTTAG
- a CDS encoding DUF2147 domain-containing protein — protein sequence MHLQRNKAFFIIILLALFKAGFAQDADDITGTWLTAEKDGRVEIYKSGDRYFGKLIWGKKVYEADGRTLKKDTKNPNEQLRKRTILNIVLLKDFTYEEGEWTGGKIYDPRTGKTYSSIIKLQDGSLVLRGYVGISAFGKSTVWERVNN from the coding sequence ATGCATTTACAAAGAAACAAAGCTTTTTTCATAATAATACTGCTCGCCTTGTTTAAGGCCGGTTTTGCCCAGGATGCAGACGACATTACAGGCACCTGGTTAACTGCTGAAAAGGATGGCAGGGTCGAGATCTATAAGTCGGGAGACAGGTATTTTGGAAAACTCATATGGGGAAAGAAGGTGTACGAAGCCGACGGAAGAACTCTGAAAAAGGATACCAAGAATCCAAATGAACAGTTAAGGAAGAGAACGATTTTGAACATCGTATTGTTAAAGGATTTTACCTATGAGGAAGGAGAGTGGACCGGAGGGAAGATCTATGATCCCAGAACCGGTAAAACGTATAGCAGCATCATAAAGTTACAAGACGGATCACTCGTGTTACGCGGATATGTGGGTATTTCTGCCTTTGGAAAGAGCACAGTGTGGGAAAGAGTGAATAACTGA